A window of the Helianthus annuus cultivar XRQ/B chromosome 4, HanXRQr2.0-SUNRISE, whole genome shotgun sequence genome harbors these coding sequences:
- the LOC110933879 gene encoding uncharacterized protein LOC110933879, whose protein sequence is MSAPLLFQPPPPPPPRNPHRRNRRPPTRRNRLSPHSITTTDNDGSFGLSDSDVLSSSAAHVDSECGSSGIFSYNHSRIESSSDKIDLESGELEMKVHCLGKNEKLCRICHLNFEIYDGDTAEDDGGGEIELGCKCKGDLGAAHKQCAETWFKIKGNL, encoded by the coding sequence atgtctGCACCTCTTCTCTTTCAACccccaccacctcctccacctcGCAACCCTCACCGCCGCAACCGTCGTCCTCCCACCCGTCGGAACCGCCTCTCTCCCcactccatcaccaccaccgacAACGACGGAAGCTTCGGCTTATCCGACTCTGACGTGCTGTCGTCGTCGGCGGCGCATGTGGACTCCGAATGCGGTTCTTCTGGAATCTTCTCGTATAATCATAGCCGAATTGAGTCTTCTTCGGATAAGATTGATCTAGAGAGTGGTGAGTTGGAGATGAAGGTGCATTGTTTAGGAAAAAATGAGAAGCTGTGTCGGATTTGTCACCTGAATTTTGAGATTTACGATGGTGATACGGCGGAGGACGACGGTGGTGGTGAGATTGAGTTGGGGTGTAAGTGTAAGGGGGATCTTGGTGCTGCTCATAAACAATGTGCGGAAACTTGGTTTAAAATCAAGGGGAATCTGTAA